The following are encoded in a window of Streptomyces sp. Go-475 genomic DNA:
- a CDS encoding acyl-CoA dehydrogenase family protein: MSGPSKLPPFDPADPLGLDDLLEPEDLGIRDTVRSWAADRVLPYVAEWYEKGELPGIRELARELGSLGALGMSLEGYGCAGASAVQYGLACLELEAADSGIRSLVSVQGSLAMYALHRFGSEEQKQQWLPRMAAGEVIGCFGLTEPDHGSDPASMRTYAKRDGTDWILNGRKMWITNGSVAGVAVVWAQSEEGIRGFAVPTDTRGFSAPEIKHKWSLRASVTSELVLDDVRLPADAVLPEVTGLRGPLSCLSHARYGIVWGAMGAARSCFEAAVDYAKSREQFGRPIGGFQLTQAKLADMAVELHKGILLAHHLGRRMDAGRLRPEQVSFGKLNNVREAIEICRTARTILGANGISLEYPVMRHATNLESVLTYEGTVEMHQLVLGKALTGLDAFR, encoded by the coding sequence ATGTCCGGTCCGTCCAAGCTGCCTCCTTTCGATCCCGCCGACCCCCTCGGGCTCGACGACCTGCTGGAACCGGAGGACCTCGGCATCAGGGACACCGTGCGGTCGTGGGCCGCCGACCGGGTGCTGCCGTACGTCGCAGAGTGGTACGAGAAGGGCGAACTGCCGGGCATCCGGGAGCTCGCCCGGGAACTCGGGAGCCTCGGTGCCCTCGGGATGTCCCTGGAGGGGTACGGCTGCGCCGGGGCGAGCGCCGTGCAGTACGGGCTCGCCTGCCTGGAACTGGAGGCCGCCGACTCCGGCATCCGCTCCCTCGTCTCCGTGCAGGGCTCCCTCGCCATGTACGCCCTCCACCGCTTCGGCAGCGAGGAGCAGAAGCAGCAGTGGCTGCCCCGCATGGCCGCCGGCGAGGTCATCGGCTGCTTCGGTCTCACCGAGCCCGACCACGGCTCCGACCCCGCCTCCATGCGCACGTACGCCAAGCGCGACGGCACGGACTGGATCCTGAACGGCCGCAAGATGTGGATCACCAACGGGTCGGTCGCCGGAGTCGCCGTCGTCTGGGCGCAGAGCGAGGAAGGGATCCGCGGGTTCGCCGTACCCACCGACACCCGCGGGTTCTCGGCGCCGGAGATCAAGCACAAGTGGTCCCTGCGCGCCTCCGTCACCAGTGAACTCGTCCTCGACGACGTACGGCTGCCCGCCGACGCCGTCCTCCCCGAGGTCACCGGCCTGCGCGGACCCCTCAGCTGTCTGTCGCACGCCCGGTACGGGATCGTCTGGGGCGCCATGGGCGCGGCCCGCAGCTGCTTCGAGGCCGCCGTCGACTACGCGAAGTCACGGGAGCAGTTCGGGCGGCCCATCGGGGGCTTCCAGCTCACCCAGGCCAAACTCGCCGACATGGCGGTGGAACTGCACAAGGGGATCCTGCTCGCCCATCATCTGGGGCGGCGGATGGACGCCGGCCGCCTGCGTCCCGAGCAGGTCAGCTTCGGCAAGCTCAACAACGTGCGGGAGGCGATCGAGATCTGCCGCACGGCCCGCACGATCCTGGGGGCCAACGGGATCTCCCTCGAATATCCCGTCATGCGGCACGCGACCAACCTCGAGTCGGTGCTCACCTACGAGGGCACCGTCGAGATGCACCAGCTCGTGCTGGGCAAGGCGCTCACCGGGCTCGACGCCTTCCGGTAG
- a CDS encoding S1 family peptidase yields MRIKRTTPRSGISRRTRLIAVSTGLVAAAAIAIPSANASDAPSTFSAAELKSASGSILKADIPGTAWAVDSKTNRVLVTVDSTVSQAEIAKIKQQAGANADALTIKRTPGKFNKLIQGGDAIYASSWRCSLGFNVQNSSGQQFFLTAGHCTDGAGTWYSNSGRTTVIGSTAGSSFPGNDYGIVRYSGSVSRPGTANGVDITRAATPSVGTTVIRDGSTTGTHSGRVTALNATVNYGGGDIVSGLIQTTVCAEPGDSGGPLYGSNGTAYGLTSGGSGNCSSGGTTFFQPVTEALSAYGVSVY; encoded by the coding sequence GTGAGGATCAAGCGCACCACCCCCCGCAGCGGCATTTCGAGACGGACCCGGCTGATCGCCGTTTCCACCGGCCTCGTGGCCGCCGCAGCGATCGCGATCCCCAGCGCGAACGCGTCCGACGCCCCCAGCACCTTCAGCGCCGCCGAGCTCAAGAGCGCCAGCGGCTCCATATTGAAGGCCGACATCCCGGGCACCGCCTGGGCCGTCGACAGCAAGACCAACCGCGTGCTCGTCACCGTCGACAGCACGGTCTCCCAGGCCGAGATCGCGAAGATCAAGCAGCAGGCCGGCGCCAACGCCGACGCGCTCACGATCAAGCGCACCCCCGGCAAGTTCAACAAGCTGATCCAGGGCGGCGACGCCATCTATGCGAGCAGCTGGCGCTGCTCCCTCGGCTTCAACGTCCAGAACAGCAGCGGTCAGCAGTTCTTCCTGACCGCCGGCCACTGCACGGACGGCGCGGGTACCTGGTACTCCAACTCCGGCCGCACCACGGTCATCGGCTCGACGGCCGGCTCCAGCTTCCCGGGCAACGACTACGGCATCGTCCGCTACAGCGGCTCCGTCAGCCGGCCCGGCACCGCGAACGGCGTGGACATCACCCGCGCGGCCACGCCCAGCGTGGGCACCACCGTCATCCGCGACGGCTCCACGACCGGTACGCACAGCGGCCGCGTCACCGCCCTCAACGCCACCGTCAACTACGGCGGCGGTGACATCGTCTCCGGCCTGATCCAGACCACCGTCTGCGCCGAGCCGGGCGACTCCGGCGGCCCGCTCTACGGCAGCAACGGCACCGCGTACGGTCTGACCTCCGGCGGCAGCGGCAACTGCTCCTCCGGCGGTACGACGTTCTTCCAGCCGGTCACCGAGGCCCTGAGCGCCTACGGCGTCAGCGTCTACTAG
- a CDS encoding DUF3533 domain-containing protein, giving the protein MPHRSFLAEVRDAVTPRATLLILGVIALQLLFIASYVGALHDPKPRDVPFGVVAPQDASAQAVHRLERLPGSPLDPRALPDEATARNQIMTRDIDAALVIDPTAATDTLLVASGGGRVLSTTLTSLVTTLERSEKRTLRTVDVVPSAAHDPNGLSSFYLVIGWSVGGYLGAAALAISAGAKPADPTRAAIRLAVLALVAIVGGLGGALIAGPVLDAVPGSTAALWGLGTLIIFAVGAATLALQGLFGTIGIGLVILLVVILGNPSAGGALPPPLLPPFWKAIGPALPPGAGTWATRSIAYFDTNAMTGPLLVLAAWALAGTAITLAAARRKT; this is encoded by the coding sequence ATGCCGCACCGCTCGTTCCTCGCCGAGGTGAGAGACGCCGTCACCCCCCGGGCCACCCTGCTCATCCTCGGCGTGATCGCGCTCCAGCTGCTCTTCATCGCCTCCTACGTAGGCGCCCTGCACGACCCGAAGCCCAGGGACGTGCCCTTCGGCGTGGTCGCCCCGCAGGACGCGTCCGCCCAGGCGGTGCACCGGCTGGAACGCCTCCCGGGCTCCCCCCTGGACCCCCGCGCCCTGCCGGACGAGGCCACGGCCCGCAACCAGATCATGACCCGCGACATCGACGCCGCCCTGGTCATCGACCCCACCGCCGCCACCGACACCCTCCTGGTCGCCTCCGGCGGCGGCAGGGTCCTGTCCACCACCCTGACGAGCCTGGTCACCACCCTGGAGAGGTCGGAGAAACGCACCCTCCGAACGGTGGACGTGGTCCCGTCAGCCGCCCACGACCCCAACGGCCTGTCGTCCTTCTACCTGGTGATCGGCTGGAGTGTGGGCGGCTACCTGGGCGCCGCGGCCCTGGCCATCAGCGCCGGGGCAAAGCCCGCCGACCCCACCCGCGCCGCGATCCGCCTGGCGGTGCTGGCCCTGGTCGCGATCGTCGGCGGCCTGGGCGGTGCCCTCATCGCCGGCCCGGTCCTGGACGCCGTCCCCGGCAGCACAGCGGCCCTCTGGGGCCTGGGCACCCTGATCATCTTCGCCGTGGGCGCGGCCACCCTCGCCCTCCAGGGCCTCTTCGGCACGATCGGCATCGGCCTGGTCATCCTGCTGGTGGTCATCCTCGGCAACCCCAGCGCGGGCGGCGCCCTGCCCCCACCCCTCCTCCCACCCTTCTGGAAGGCGATCGGCCCCGCCCTGCCCCCGGGCGCCGGCACCTGGGCAACACGCTCGATCGCCTACTTCGACACCAACGCGATGACCGGCCCCCTCCTGGTACTGGCGGCATGGGCACTGGCGGGCACGGCCATCACACTGGCGGCGGCGCGCCGCAAGACCTGA
- a CDS encoding S1 family peptidase, with translation MKHRRIPKRRAAVAGAGIAALVAAGVTFQTANASETPEASAPRTLSVTAAGKLASTLAKDLGADAAGTYYDTKSKSLVVNVLDEAAAQAVEKAGVKARVVANSLAELKSARSTLKRDATIPGTSWVTDPTTNKVVVTADRTVSEAEWTKLTKVVDGLGAKAELKRTKGEYKPFIAGGDAITGGSGRCSLGFNVVKGGEPFFLTAGHCTEGISTWSDSSGKEIGTNADSSFPENDYGLVKYTAEVAHPSEVNLYDGSTQKITGAAEATVGMEVTRSGSTTQVHDGKVTGLDATVNYGNGDIVNGLIQTDVCAEPGDSGGSLFSGSNAIGLTSGGSGDCTSGGETFFQPVTEALSATGTEIG, from the coding sequence TTGAAGCACCGACGCATACCCAAGCGGCGTGCGGCCGTGGCAGGTGCGGGTATCGCCGCACTGGTCGCCGCGGGAGTGACGTTCCAGACCGCGAACGCCAGCGAGACCCCGGAGGCGTCCGCGCCCCGGACGCTGTCGGTCACGGCGGCCGGAAAGCTCGCCTCGACGCTGGCCAAGGACCTGGGCGCCGACGCGGCGGGGACGTACTACGACACGAAGAGCAAGAGCCTCGTGGTGAACGTGCTCGACGAGGCCGCCGCACAAGCCGTCGAGAAGGCCGGGGTCAAGGCGAGAGTCGTGGCGAACTCCCTCGCCGAACTGAAGAGCGCCCGCAGCACGCTGAAGCGGGACGCGACGATCCCGGGCACCTCCTGGGTGACCGACCCGACGACGAACAAGGTCGTGGTGACCGCGGACCGTACGGTCTCCGAGGCCGAGTGGACGAAGCTGACGAAGGTCGTCGACGGGCTCGGGGCGAAGGCCGAACTCAAGCGGACGAAGGGGGAGTACAAGCCCTTCATCGCCGGTGGTGACGCGATCACCGGTGGCAGTGGCCGCTGCTCGCTCGGCTTCAACGTGGTCAAGGGCGGCGAGCCGTTCTTCCTGACCGCCGGGCACTGCACCGAGGGCATCTCCACCTGGTCCGACTCCAGCGGCAAGGAGATCGGCACCAACGCGGACTCCAGCTTCCCGGAGAACGACTACGGGCTGGTCAAGTACACGGCGGAAGTGGCTCACCCGAGTGAGGTGAACCTGTACGACGGGTCGACCCAGAAGATCACGGGCGCCGCCGAGGCGACCGTCGGTATGGAGGTCACGCGGAGCGGGTCGACGACGCAGGTGCACGACGGGAAGGTCACGGGGCTGGACGCCACCGTGAACTACGGCAACGGCGACATCGTGAACGGGCTCATCCAGACCGACGTCTGCGCCGAACCGGGGGACAGCGGTGGGTCGCTGTTCTCGGGGAGCAACGCGATCGGGCTCACGTCGGGTGGCAGTGGTGACTGCACCTCGGGCGGGGAGACGTTCTTCCAGCCGGTGACGGAGGCGCTGTCGGCGACCGGGACCGAGATCGGCTGA
- a CDS encoding DNA polymerase III subunit alpha, with the protein MPGFTHLHTVSGFSLRYGASHPERLAERASERGMDALALTDRDTLAGAVRFAKACGKAGVRPLFGADLAVAAAEPPGAAGRQGRRRTPVRGGAFVDESAPRVIFLARDGARGWAGLCRLVSAAHEGEGTPLLPWDRNHAEGLTVLLGPDSDVGRALAAGRPDRAARLLVPWREVYGDDLRLEAVWHGRKGTGPGSLRLAARTVGFAAEQRIRPVLTNAVRYADSGLGPVADVLDAARRLVPIDPTKELDSGEAWLKGPGAMVQAAERIVEAAGFRRDTAHRLVEQTEATAAACLVDPEDDLGIGTVHFPEPHLVGAGRRTAQRTLASRAAAGMVLRGYDRRREYWERMHHELDIIAHHGFASYFLTVAQVVDDVREMGIRVAARGSGAGSLVNHLLGIAHADPIEHRLLMERFLSKERVVLPDIDIDVESARRLEVYRAIIDRFGTERVATVAMPETYRVRHAIRDVGAALSMDPAEIDRVAKSFPHIRARDARAALEELPELRALAGEKEKYGRLWELVEALDALPRGVAMHPCGVLLSDASLLARTPVMPTSGEGFPMSQFDKDDVEDLGLLKLDVLGVRMQSAMAHAVGEVERVTGERVDLDALPPGDPETYRLIRSTETLGCFQIESPGQRDLVGRLQPGTFHDLVVDISLFRPGPVAADMVRPFIEARHGRAPIRYPHPDLEEPLKETYGVVVFHEQIIDIVDIMTGCGRGEADRVRRGLSDPESQGRIKVWFAQHAAANGYDAETIQRTWEIVEAFGSYGFCKAHAVAFAVPTYQSAWLKAHHPAAFYAGLLTHDPGMYPKRLLLADARRRGVPVLPLDVNKSGVAHRIELVSGKWGLRLALSDVHGISEAEAARIAEGQPYASLVDFWERGRPSRPLAQRLAQVGALDAFGANRRDLQLHLTELHRGARGAGGGQLPLAGGRKTAPAGLPDLTSAERLSAELGVLSMDASRNLMDDHRQFLDELGVVSARRLREARHGEAVLVAGAKAATQTPPIRSGKRVIFSTLDDGTGLVDLAFFDDSHDACAHTVFHSWLLLVRGVVQRRGPRSLSVVGSAAWNLAELLEVRREEGLEGVAARLAGAGGSGDSGDGGEGAARRRLAGSEGAPAPAGSAARDPMEQRKIRMPTGYEMHPWADLRPAGEGPAVGRKLWHQSPGSAG; encoded by the coding sequence GTGCCGGGCTTCACGCATCTGCACACCGTCTCCGGGTTCTCGTTGCGCTATGGAGCCTCGCACCCGGAGCGGCTGGCCGAACGTGCCTCCGAGCGGGGCATGGACGCCCTGGCCCTCACCGACCGCGACACGCTCGCCGGGGCCGTCCGGTTCGCGAAGGCCTGCGGGAAGGCGGGGGTCCGTCCGCTGTTCGGGGCGGACCTGGCCGTGGCGGCAGCGGAGCCTCCGGGCGCGGCCGGGCGGCAGGGGCGGCGCCGGACCCCGGTGCGCGGCGGCGCCTTCGTCGATGAGTCGGCTCCCCGGGTGATCTTCCTCGCCCGGGACGGGGCCCGGGGGTGGGCGGGGCTGTGCCGGCTCGTCTCGGCCGCCCACGAGGGGGAGGGAACGCCCCTGCTGCCGTGGGACCGCAACCATGCCGAGGGGCTGACCGTGCTGCTCGGACCGGACTCGGACGTCGGGCGCGCCCTGGCCGCGGGGCGTCCCGACCGGGCGGCGCGGCTGCTCGTGCCCTGGCGGGAGGTCTACGGCGACGACCTGCGGCTGGAGGCCGTCTGGCACGGCCGCAAAGGCACCGGGCCCGGGTCGCTGCGGCTGGCCGCCCGTACCGTCGGGTTCGCCGCCGAGCAGCGGATCCGGCCCGTGCTCACCAACGCCGTGCGGTACGCCGACTCCGGGCTGGGGCCGGTCGCCGACGTGCTGGACGCCGCCCGGCGCCTGGTGCCCATCGACCCGACCAAGGAGCTGGACTCCGGAGAGGCCTGGCTCAAGGGCCCGGGTGCCATGGTGCAGGCCGCCGAGCGGATCGTGGAGGCCGCGGGGTTCCGGCGGGACACCGCCCACCGGCTGGTGGAGCAGACCGAGGCCACGGCCGCCGCGTGCCTGGTCGACCCCGAGGACGATCTCGGGATCGGGACCGTCCACTTCCCCGAGCCGCATCTGGTCGGTGCCGGGCGCCGTACCGCCCAGCGGACGCTGGCCTCACGGGCGGCGGCGGGAATGGTGCTGCGCGGGTACGACCGGCGGCGGGAGTACTGGGAGCGGATGCACCATGAGCTGGACATCATCGCCCACCACGGCTTCGCTTCCTACTTTTTGACCGTGGCCCAAGTGGTCGACGACGTACGGGAGATGGGGATCCGGGTCGCCGCCCGGGGGTCCGGGGCGGGGTCGCTCGTCAACCATCTGCTCGGCATTGCGCACGCCGACCCGATCGAGCACCGGCTGCTGATGGAGCGGTTCCTGTCCAAGGAGCGGGTGGTGCTGCCCGACATCGACATCGACGTGGAGTCCGCGCGCCGGCTGGAGGTCTACCGCGCGATCATCGACCGGTTCGGCACCGAGCGGGTCGCGACGGTCGCGATGCCGGAGACGTATCGCGTGCGGCACGCCATCCGGGACGTGGGGGCCGCCCTGTCCATGGACCCGGCCGAGATCGACCGGGTCGCCAAGTCCTTTCCCCATATCCGGGCGCGGGACGCCCGCGCGGCGCTGGAGGAACTGCCCGAACTGCGTGCGCTGGCGGGGGAGAAGGAGAAGTACGGGAGGCTGTGGGAGCTGGTCGAGGCGCTGGACGCGCTGCCGCGTGGGGTGGCCATGCACCCGTGCGGGGTGCTGCTGTCCGACGCCTCCCTGCTGGCGCGTACGCCGGTCATGCCGACCAGCGGCGAGGGCTTTCCGATGTCGCAGTTCGACAAGGACGACGTCGAGGACCTCGGGCTGCTGAAGCTGGACGTGCTCGGGGTGCGGATGCAGTCGGCCATGGCGCACGCGGTGGGGGAAGTGGAGCGGGTGACGGGCGAGAGGGTCGACCTGGACGCCCTGCCGCCGGGGGATCCGGAGACCTACCGGCTGATCCGGTCCACCGAGACGCTCGGCTGCTTCCAGATCGAGTCGCCCGGGCAGCGTGACCTGGTCGGACGGCTCCAGCCGGGCACCTTCCACGATCTCGTCGTCGACATCTCGCTGTTCCGGCCCGGGCCGGTCGCCGCCGACATGGTGCGGCCGTTCATCGAGGCCCGGCACGGGCGGGCGCCGATCCGCTATCCGCACCCGGACCTGGAAGAGCCGCTGAAGGAGACGTACGGGGTCGTCGTCTTCCACGAGCAGATCATCGACATCGTCGACATCATGACCGGCTGCGGGCGCGGTGAGGCCGACCGGGTGCGGCGCGGGCTGTCCGACCCGGAGTCGCAGGGGCGGATCAAGGTGTGGTTCGCGCAGCACGCGGCGGCGAACGGCTATGACGCGGAAACGATTCAGCGGACCTGGGAGATCGTCGAGGCCTTCGGGTCGTACGGCTTCTGCAAGGCGCACGCGGTCGCCTTCGCCGTGCCGACGTACCAGTCGGCGTGGCTGAAAGCGCATCACCCCGCCGCCTTCTACGCCGGGTTGCTCACGCACGACCCCGGCATGTACCCGAAGCGGCTGCTGCTGGCGGACGCGCGGCGGCGCGGGGTGCCGGTGCTGCCGTTGGACGTGAACAAGTCGGGAGTCGCACACCGTATCGAACTGGTGTCCGGTAAGTGGGGGCTGCGGCTGGCGCTCTCCGATGTGCACGGCATCAGCGAGGCCGAGGCGGCGCGGATCGCCGAGGGGCAGCCGTACGCCTCGCTGGTCGACTTCTGGGAGCGGGGCCGGCCCAGCCGTCCGCTGGCCCAGCGGCTCGCGCAGGTGGGAGCGCTGGACGCGTTCGGCGCCAACCGCCGTGATCTGCAACTGCATCTGACCGAGCTGCACCGGGGCGCGCGCGGCGCGGGCGGCGGCCAGCTCCCGTTGGCCGGCGGGCGTAAGACCGCACCGGCCGGGCTGCCCGACCTCACCTCGGCGGAGCGGCTCAGTGCCGAGCTGGGTGTGCTGTCCATGGACGCCTCGCGCAACCTGATGGACGACCACCGGCAGTTCCTCGACGAGCTGGGCGTGGTGTCGGCGCGGCGGCTGCGCGAGGCCCGGCACGGGGAGGCGGTGCTGGTCGCGGGTGCCAAGGCGGCCACCCAGACGCCGCCGATCCGGTCCGGCAAGCGGGTCATCTTCTCCACCCTGGACGACGGCACGGGCCTGGTCGACCTCGCCTTCTTCGACGACTCCCACGACGCCTGCGCCCACACCGTCTTCCACTCCTGGCTGCTGCTGGTGCGCGGGGTGGTGCAGCGCCGGGGCCCGCGCAGCCTCAGCGTGGTGGGATCCGCCGCCTGGAACCTCGCGGAACTGCTGGAGGTGCGCCGGGAGGAGGGGCTGGAGGGCGTCGCGGCCCGGCTGGCCGGGGCCGGTGGCTCCGGTGATTCCGGTGACGGCGGTGAGGGGGCCGCGCGCCGGCGGCTCGCCGGCTCCGAGGGAGCGCCCGCGCCGGCGGGCTCCGCGGCCCGGGATCCGATGGAGCAGCGGAAGATCCGCATGCCCACGGGGTACGAGATGCACCCCTGGGCCGATCTGCGTCCCGCGGGCGAAGGGCCCGCGGTGGGAAGAAAGTTGTGGCACCAGAGTCCGGGGAGTGCGGGATGA
- a CDS encoding cell division protein SepF: MGSVRKASAWLGLVDDNEDERYYDDDYSDGTEPGEAWVTDPRVKVASDVAEEKGRRIGTVTPDSFRDARAIGELFREGVPVIMNLTAMDAGDAKRVVDFAAGLIFGLRGSIERVSTRVFLLTPANTEIVNGDPAAHRTDGFFNQS, from the coding sequence ATGGGATCGGTACGCAAGGCAAGTGCCTGGCTTGGCCTCGTCGACGACAACGAAGACGAGCGTTACTACGACGACGACTACTCCGACGGGACCGAGCCCGGGGAGGCCTGGGTCACCGATCCGCGCGTCAAGGTGGCCTCGGACGTCGCCGAGGAGAAGGGCCGCCGCATCGGCACGGTGACCCCGGACAGCTTCCGGGACGCCCGCGCCATCGGCGAGCTGTTCCGCGAGGGCGTGCCGGTCATCATGAACCTCACGGCCATGGACGCCGGCGACGCCAAGCGCGTGGTCGACTTCGCGGCCGGGCTGATCTTCGGCCTGCGCGGTTCGATCGAGAGAGTGTCGACCCGTGTGTTCCTGCTGACCCCCGCCAACACGGAGATCGTGAACGGCGACCCGGCCGCGCACCGCACGGACGGCTTCTTCAACCAGAGCTGA